TTCTGTTTTTCTTGTACTATGGAGATACATGTAAATTTAGATTTCACTAATTTGATATATAAGTTGACCTAATTCTTAAGCGAGACAGATGCACTGTACcactatatattatatattacacAGTTTCTCGTCAACTGGTAATGACGTTTAAGAATCAATTTCTTGTTTGAAAAACATAATTAAAGTTTGAGTTTAAAAATTGGAAATCATAGGATCATGCGCGTTCCACGGTTCCCCGTTTCTTCCATTGTATGCAAAAAACAGGGTGAGCCACAGGATAGAGAAAACACGGTaggtgaaatatatatatatggcaaaaacttgtgtgagacggtctcacgggtcgtattttgtgagacggatctttatttggataatccatgaaaaagtattactttttatgctaagagtattattttttattgtgaatatgggcagggttgacccgtctcacggattgagatccgtgagacggtctcacatgagagttgagacctactctatatatatatatatatatatatatatatatatatatatatatatatatatatatatatatatatatatacataggtTTTGATCGCTGCTCGTACATCGTGTTGATCTGTATGTCATCTTTGATCGTTGGTCGTACATTGTGTTCATCTGTATATCATCATTGAGATGATACTCATATATTTGATGtataaaatttatatgtttCATCACATTTGAAAAGTGAATGTAATCTCAACGATGACTGTGATGGATGGACACAGTAGATaagaaatatataaaaatgacaaaatttgtgtgagacggtttcactggtcgtattttgtgagacatatatcttatttgagtcatccatgaaaaattattaccttttatgctaaaagtattactttttagtatgaatatcggtaaggttgactcgtctcacagataaagattcgtgaaaccgtttcataaaagacctactctatcaaaattgtatatattaaattatatatatatatatatatatattgttttacaaattaaattaaatataacatgaaatttaataagattattttttatatttataaaatattaaattttcagCACACTCTATTATGTTAATTAAactaaataaatgcattaacCAACAACAATtcaacaaataaaatataaaattttaaagattataagatataaaaaaataaatttttttcttttttttaaagtcaaaaacttgtgtgagacagtctcattggtcgtattttgtgaaacatatctcttatttatgtcgtccataaaaaaatattactttttatgctaagagtattactttttattgtgaatatcggtaggattgacccgtatgacagataaagattcgtgaaatcgtctcacaagagacattcTTTTTGAAAATGTCTAATCTAATTGAAGCTAAAATGTgaagaaaaaaattgattagGACAAAAAATCAGATTATTTGGGTCTCGTACTTTGTTAATAATAATCATCCTACGTAATAAAGTAATAAATAACTGCCtcacaaaaataataaataattattattaaaaaatataaaatatatcttttaattaattaatttatttttacataaatgcATTTAAtactaaaatattatattaaataataaaatagcaTTAAAGTATTGCTGAGTCAAGAAAGTGGATGAGGTCTTTATTTGAGCTTATCGTGAATCCGAATAAGAGCTCCGAAGAAATGGGTCCCATACATTTCGCCCATATATTCAAATCCAATTTCATTCACTCTTTACCAAAATCCATTGCCAACCACACTCAAATTTCTCCATTTTTTTGATCAACGATCCACCGGCTGCCATTTGCTCACTATCATCTGCCACCAAAGCTCGCGGAGAAACCCAGGAGAACGAAAAATCGAGGGCTTTCTAGGTGAGCGAAGCAATTTTTTCCCTAAATTTTTGAATCCTTGCTGTTTTTGGTTGTTGATTCGATGGCTTGTGATTTTTTAGGCGATTTGATATTATTCAAATAGTATTTTGTTGTGTTATTTGTAAATTTTCCTTCGGATTCTGGGATTAACGATTCAAAGTATTGAATTGTGAGTATCGCGATGACGACGACGACTTTGATGCATAATTAAAAATTtctattgagttatagattatAATTGACTTTTCAGTCTTCTTTTTAGCTGTCCGGAAATATACCTTTCTTTATAGCTGTTTTATATTTGGTCAAAATGATGATATTacattgatttgattaaatggTGACTTAAAAGTATTGGGCAAACTGGAAATTCATTGAGTATGAAATATGGATATTTTTAGCTTAATCGACGTTTCCCTTTGTGCTTCTCTACTATTTTTGTAAATCTAGTGGCTGAATCAAGTCTTGTGTGTATGATTGTCTGCTTGAAAGTGGAAGTTgattttttgcaagatttaattgcatatttatGTACagtgtatatataaaaaattgacTTGCTACCCTTTAACAGAGTTCGATACATTGAAAGTTGAAACATCTCTTTCTTGTTCAGTAAAAGTCTTGGTTCgaacagaagagctatgcataGGGGCAAAATCTTTGGTTCTTCTGTATTTTTAACTTCCGTATTTATTTCAGTCTTAAAGAAATGTTTACAACTTTCTTGTGAATCAAACTAAATGAGTCTAAAATTTAATCAAttgtttatttatgattttttttttttcaaattttgtggTGTGATGATTTCAAAATCCTGAGTtatttttcttggttttgtgtTTCAGACATGAGAATGAAGGGATCCATTATGTCTGAGGTTGATTTGATTAGCAATCTACCTTGTAGCATAATTGAGAACATTCTTGGGTGCTTGCCTCTACGAGACATAGTCAGAACGAGCATTTTGTCGAGAGAATGGAGGTATAAATGGATAACATGCCCTGAAATCGTGTTTGATTTCTGGTTTGACCAAATGTTTCTCGGAGGTCACAAACTCGAGACCCTTGTTCACCAAATTCTTAAACTTCACAAGGGGCCTCTGCTTAGATTTGCACTCCAAGTCCCCGATCTGAAAAGTAGCCCCAATATTGATCAATGGATCCATCGGCTTCCAAAAAATACCCTCCAAGATTTAACCCTCCATGTATCTAGGGGAGAGAACCATAAGCTACCTTCTGATATATATACTTTCCAGAACTTGAGAAATTTAAAGCTCTATAACTGTGCATTCAATCCTCCCTCGGGTTTCAAAGGATTTAGTAAACTCGAGAACCTTGATCTTCAAAATGTTGTGCTAGTACCCGAAACTTTTGGAAAATTCTTTGCTTCCTGCCCCGCAGTTGAAAGACTAAGGTTGGTTCATTGCACTAGCTTCGATTGTCTCGAAATCGTCGGGCCGAAGTTAAAATATCTTCAGTTTCATGGCTTATTCAGATCCATTTCTTTTGAGAAGTGCCCCCTTCTTAAAGATGTTAAAATTTCATTCTCCTCCATGGATTTCAAAAGGGAAAACCGATTCTCCATCGATTTGGTCAAGTCCCTAAGCTCTCTACCTGCACTCGAGGAGCTACAACTGCAGGCTTACGCCTTGGAGGTGAGGAAATTTACAATGTATCAGTTGACACAAAGTTTGAAAATAATAACTAAGTATTGTGTGTGATCTCAATTAATGAACTTTTCTTGGCACATTTATAGGATCTTGTCGAGTATGGTGCCCCGAGGAAACTGCCAGTGGCCTTGAGAACCCTGAAAACTCTTCACCTTTCAGATATGTATTTTGAAAAGATTCAGGAAATCGCTTGTGCCATTTGCTTCATCAGAAGCTCCCCCAATCTACAAAAGCTTAAAATTACTGTAAGTTTATATCTAGTTCTGGAATTATCATTATGTTTCCAAAATTTCCAATCAAGAACAAGTTTTGATGAAATTTCTGTTATCCCCAGGCCTTCACCTCAGATGTCGTGGATTCTGTCTCGGAATTTCTCCGATCCCAGAAAAGCTCGGATACATTAACACACCTTAAAACCGTTACTATGCAACTTTTCTCTGGCAACGAGTCTGAAATGGAGTTCATAAAATATCTATTATCATCTGCTACTGAACTCGAGGAAATGGCAATTGCCCCCCATTCAAGTAGTGTTCTTGATGGAGGTGAGTCGATATTAAACGAACTCAAACAGTTTCCTCGAGCATCTCCGAAGGCGGAAATCATTAATTCTGATAAGGAATAGTTTTAAGCGCTATGAGCTTGCATTACTTTTGTAAATAATTTAGCTTGGTTGTTAATTCTTGTCGATTTATGGCCTTGGTTTTTAATGGCTGTATGTGCTTATAGTTCCTGAATTTAGTTTGAATAAATTTGGAACTAAGACTTGTCTAATAATATTGATGCGGGGTGTTGTGATTTGTGATTGAGAAggataaaatgatataatctttcTTATTCGGTCTTTATTTCATATACACTTCGCACGCTGAAAAATTACTCCACTTCATTTATATTTGTATCCAATGGGGTTTGAATTTGTTTACAAGCCTTGCGCTAATCTGGGTTCACTATTTTCATACAGTCATAGCgggaagaaaatatttgtaAAAGAAGTTGATTGTACAGTCGTGGTTGGGTCGCGGTAGAGGTGACAGAATGATATCAGACGCGGTTATTATGGAAAAAATCAAGAAATCTTTAACTTTTTAGTCTCGTCAGTTTCAGTCACGAATTAATTAGTTTTTTCTAGTGAAAATTGATCGTTGAAAATTGATCAAAATAGTTAAATATGAAATATAATGTATCGAaatcaaaaattgaaaaattggtTTATTAAAATCAATAAATGGTAAAGTTGCGTGGGAAAAAATTAACCCTTCTAAAATAGCCTTAAAGTGGTTTGTCTATTTTCACAAAAATGAGCCACATCCCTTCAAATTATGAGGCCTATGGACCAAATTATAAAATATGAGACCTTTTGAACAAATTACAAACTATTAAATTTGGTTAACAAATCAATTTCGTACGAAGATTTgctattattttaatgttgacgaTGTGGCCACAAACAAGTCTCTCAACCGATCAATCAATATGAGATATTACCAAGATGAATTAAATATGattattcaaaaaataaacTTAGGGCAGTGTAATTGGGTGAAAATACGTTTTGATGAGGgagacttttttaaaaaaaattccaacaATATAGTTAAATATGTGTTTATTTTTTGCTAGATTGAAATTTTCTCTGCAGTCTCTAACACACAAAAAATGTTTATATACTCTCTAGGCCCACAATTATTTTCATCTGATATAAAACATTGAAAAtctagaatatatatatatatatatatatatatatatatatatatatatatattgaagaacaattttttttttagatatTTTACAACATATAAAATTTTGAGTATAAAATGGGAacaaatatattaatatcaatatttacTATACTTGTTTGTGtgctcaaatatcatatatgaaTACTCGTAAAAGAGTTTATACTGAAATATCATATAATAGTACCACATATTTGATGTATTGTActaattttcatccaaaaaacaTGTCATTAATACCAAAATCTGTTATACATGGTTGAttattcaaaaatcatatattaatgtcatatttaaaacatttaataccaaagtatcatatattaataccaAATTTTCACCCGAAAATACATGTCATAAATATCAAAATTGGTTAAGCATATTTGAGtactaaaaaaatcatatattactgtcagatataaaatatttagttttgaaatatcatatatttgttcTATATTTTCAACGTTTTGTATCGATTTCATCCGATAAAAAACACGTGGGTCCATGAATTACAGAAACATTTTTGGGTTGGTCATAGATTGCAGAAAAAGAATTGGTCTGATAGAAACTGAACATATATTTATCTATAGGTCTCTTTTGAGACGGTTTCATGAATccttatctgtgagacgagtcaactctacagatattcacaataaaaagtaatactcttagcataaaaagaaatattttttcatggatgacccaaataagatatccgtctcacaaaatacaacccgtgagactgcctcacacaagtttttgtctttaattattaaaacagagATTTATTGAAACttgcttttctttttcttttttttgttttttttattactcTACATTTTCACTTATATTGGAAAAGGATAACATtatatttcatgaaatcatcAAAGATTGACATATTTACATTTTAGGATAAAAAACATATCTCCAATCTTTTCATTTCTCCTGTTTTGGTATAAAGATCCGATTCTTCTTCGGATGATGGAAGATATGGTAGCCATATAGTTCAAATCAGTTTTAGGTCTTATTCAATCACACAAATGCAATTTGTTCAAAGGCCTTTTTTGGATTAGGATTGATAGAATTGTTACATACAAGAAACTGTATATAAGTCTTATTACTCGAAAAATGACCAATTAAATCATGTTTTTCATTTATAGAAAACTATTTTCATCCTTGAGATTTTTGTATTACAGAGCGTATTAGTTCAAGATTTACCCCGTATCGAAGAATAACAACTACGAGTTCCCacgtcataaaaaaaattcgtaCGACAGAACGAGAGAAAGGgttataaattttataattattgttttttaattaaaattaaagtaTCCGAGAATGGTTGTTATAGTGGAGCAGAAAAGTGACACTATAAACGTCACTAATAACCTCATTCTTCCAACAACTCCGAGATATGAATTGGGCGTAAGCACCTTATTATATGTATATCTATATTACCATATTAAATAAAacatttataatttatataaataatatcgaGCAAAATaagtatatataatcaaaatataatcatgaatttaatttattgactgtaattaaaatataaatgcagGTGGCCATCATTTGATCGATATTCGAATGCTTCcttcaaaatttatatccatGTAGTTTTACTCCATAAAATTTTAGATGAAATAATTTGATAATCGATATACATTTCACTAAAGATAAACTCAAATATTCAATGTCAAATaaatcatttatattttaaaacctACTACTTCACACACATTCTAAGAAATTTCTCAGGGGTCATCCATCTCATAATTATCTCGAGTCAAGCACGCtaaactttagagttcttatatGATGAGCTCCCAAAAAAAAGATGcatcttcttgatatgagtaatacctatcaaatcttttaagcactCCTTAATTGCACAGTTccatacctgaacagttttggaatccctccccttccaGTGTATCCACGTTCAACTATCGCATGAAATTACGTTCAACCATCACATAAAATACAGAGAATTTTAGCTCATTAAATACTTTTTACACGATTGTTTTAAACCTTTTAAAACACAAAAACTTTTTGAAGATAAACATGATTAAAACTTAACCCAAGTAGAGGGCCACCAATTGTACTTAGCCACACTATTACCAAAAGTCTTTAGTTTCTCATTAAAAATATATGCTTATTGCATCTCTCACCCAATCTGCTAAATATTTTTGTCGAATCTCCTCAGCCGACACTTGCCCAAATAACTACATTGACAATTTTCCACATAAAGACAAAGCATTCCAAACAAATCAAGAAACAGAAGAAAATCTGCAAATAAATCCAAAGATTAaatcaaaaattaaataaattatgacccTATTAAGTAGAGTGGTTGGAGTAGTTAAAGAAAGCATGTCCTCTCCTTTGATTCCTCATGCATTCTTCCTTAATAAAGCCATTACAAGCTTCTCAAATTATGGATACTTGCAAATATATTAGTTATTTTAAAAACcccattttataaatataagtTTCTAGCTAATCCCATTAATATTTAATGATCCTATGATttcgaattttttaataaaataaaaaaaattaatccacAATAGACcccattaaattaaatttcagGTAATACTCGATATAACATATAAATCCCTCCATAGCCACATTTTCCCACACACCAAAAGCCACAATGAGAACCACAAAGTCTCAGCCATGGAGACCTTTAACTTCCAAATGTTGTTCTGCGGATGATCACGTCATTTTCCGAAGCTTTAGCCGTTGCCGGCCTTCGAAATCCGAATTCTCCAAGAACATAGCCCCATTGCCTTCTTTTAGAAAGTTTTCGTTCTCAGACGTAAGCCGTTCTTCTTCCGCTAGGATCAACGAGGATCTTGCTCAGTCTTTCGGACAGGATTTGTATGACTTCCAGCTGAGCGAACTCCGCGGCATAACGCATAACTTTTCGAGCAACTTCTTGTTGGGAGAAGGTGGTTTTGGGAGGGTGCATAAAGGGTATGTGGACGAGAGTTTGCGGGCAGGGCTGAAGGCGCAGGCTGTTGCTGTTAAACTTCTTGATATCGAAGGCCTTCAAGGTCATAGGGAATGGCTTGTAAGTCTTTGCTTATACAtatacaaacatatatatatatatatatatatatatatatatatatatatatatatatatatatatatatatatattcattcaTATTCTTTGTGGTTAATTATAAGCAAAATATTGATCGAAATGTTGGATAATTTGAAGGCGGAAGTGATATTTCTGGGGCAGCTAAGGCACCCAAATTTGGTGAAGTTGATTGGTTATTGCTGCGAAGATGAAGAAAGGCTTCTTGTGTATGAATTCATGCCTCGAGGCAGCTTGGAAAATCACTTATTCAAGAGTAACTCTTTAATTCCCAGCTCTCTTCgttttaattttttgaaataattaaagaaagagttttaattaattttttttaaaaaaaagggaAATCCaactttaattttattttttaaaaaaggtgTAGACTAATTTTAATACCtagatattttattattattattgttttattattaaaaagtcAATCTATTAAAGTGACTACTTTTGGTCATTACAATTTATAAGTGAAGGCACAAACATTTTTTTCCACTCGAGAATATTTTGACATccttatttatatttttgaatacaggaaaaatcatttttaattttaattacgaTTAATAAGTAAtaacccaatttttttttaaaaaaattattcataaGACTAAAAAATGGTTATATATTGACTTAAAattgattatatatatgataGGGTTGTCCATATCATTGCCATGGGGGACAAGATTGAAAATCGCAGTCGGTGCAGCCAAAGGTCTTGCTTTCTTGCATGGTGCTGAGAACCCTGTCATATATCGTGATTTCAAGACTTCTAATATCTTGCTCGATTCGGTACCTATACACATAATTAAACCTGTTTTTtcatcataaataaataaataaaaagatgatatattttatttttattccttTTTCGCCAGGATTTTAATGCCAAATTATCAGATTTCGGACTAGCGAAAATGGGACCCGAAGGATCGAATACCCACGTTACCACAAGGGTAATGGGAACGTACGGATACGCCGCTCCTGAGTATGTTAGCACAGGTAGGTACACATGATATGGATACTGATTGATATCGTAGGATCGAAAATTAAGATAAACGAACGAAATTATAGATAGTTATCGAAAACcgtgaaaatattttattttatataatttatagtATGAGACATGATAACTTATCAATTGTATGCTTCCTTGTGTCAACATGATGCAGGCCATTTAACTACTAAAAGTGACATATACAGTTTCGGAGTGGTTCTACTGGAACTCCTAACAGGGAGAAGAGCAATGGACAAAAAGAGGCCGAAAAGTGAACAAAACTTAGTGGACTGGGCCAGGCCATACTTGATCAATACCCGGAGATTACGTTGCATAATGGACCCTCGTCTTGCAGGACAGTACTCCGTCAAAGGGGCCAAAGAAATGGGCCTACTGGCCCAACAGTGTGTGAGCTTGAACCCAAAAGACAGGCCCAAAATGCCGGCCATTATTGAAACTCTTGAAAGCCTGCAAAATCTGAAGGATATGGCCGTCACCTATGGACAATGGCCTGGATCCCCGAAAACGGGTCGAAACGCGGGCTACCCGAATAAGATGAGGAGGGAAAACGGGTTTGGGTGCAAGAGCGCTGCTACTGTTGCTGCTGCAAGTCCTAGAAGCAAATGAGCTTTGGTTTATATGaatttgagatttggatattaataatatgttaaaaaaattattaatcttatcttttcttatatatatataaaaaaaaagcagaaaaaagaaaatattagcaTTTGAAAACAAGGCATGTATAGTTGCCAATGTATGTAATTATGTGAATATGAATGTCAAATTGATATATAATCTAAAAACCTCCtcttctttttttgtttttatccaTTAATTATATTGAGTggtctcacgtgagaccgtctcacggatcctaatatgtgagacaggtcaaccctaccgatattcacaataaaaagtaatactcttagcataaaaagtaatattttttcatggatgacccaaataagatatctgtctcacaaatatgactcgtgagaccgtctcacacaagtttatgccaattatattatatatgttgTCGTTtgtttgataaatatttattcacTAAATCACAAAAGATGACTATGGGTTTAGAGCCTAAGGTTTTCATATTTTACATTTCACTTGAAAAAGTCATTGTTAGATGAAGTGaattttcttggtttttcaGAGAAATGTTGGACAAGTGCGTTTTCAATTCTGTTTCGACCACTTCTTGTTTCTCAAAATTGCAATCCAAACAAAATACCGAGAAAGGAAAGCTCTAATAATTGGACAGAAAAGTAACGAATGAGTTTTCGTAGACAAACTAGATTTACGCAAAGAACATAGAGCCGAGATAGGGACACGATGCCAAATTGAACTCTCAAGGGATGTAGTTGTTGATAGCACGccacataaaaaaatttcattttaggTGGTAGTTTTAAAATTAGTTCAACCATGGTCGAGAAGAGCACGACGAATGAATATGTGGTGGATCGAAAACACCCACATGAAACTGATAACCCGATCTCACTTGTATCGTCTTTCTTGTCCCATTTCCAATATCTCCGATAAGTACCACCTCGAGGGTGAATATGAACATTAAGGATCGGATCGACTCCACCTCAAAAATGGGAAAGCCATCTTAAAGAGCTTTGTATCCCAAGTGTCCTCTGGTCCAATGAAACTCTCAACTTAAACATCTTGCGAAGCTCCAACATTGACAGAACTCCTACCAGAACATAACCTTAATATCCAATCCAAGCATATTTAAATGTACTAATACTGCTTTCATATCCCACTATCCACTGTAATCCTTTGGCTAGAATTCCTTACTCCACAGAATTGATTGCAACATAAAAGATGGTCACGACCCCATTGGTGCATCCAtgatcactacaagaaaatatgGATTTAACAACActtaaaagacaacggtttttattaaaactgttgtctttttcCTTTTaacgaaaaccgttgtctttgtgatttttttccttgtcaaagacaacagttttgtTGAAAATTGTTGTCTTTTATgggtcaacgacaacggtttgcTAAAATCGTTGTCTATGGACGTGTTTTTTGGTTgctaagacaacggttttttaaactGTCGTCTTTTTGCTGGTTTTTATTTAACTAAGACAacagttttaataaaaaccgttgtcttatattggttacgacaacggtttttataccGTTGTCTATGAGAGTATTTTTTagtagctacgacaacggttattaataccgttgtctatgagcgtcTTTTTATGTAGCTAATACAACGgtgttaaaaaccgttgtttatTAACATCAGTGagagacaacggtttttttagTAGCTATGACAACGCTTTATAAGATCGTTGTCTATGTACATTTTTAGGGCTTAAAACAacagtttaaaaaaaatcgttgtcgtatcactaaaaaaaaaatagctttTAAAGCAACACTCTAAATCATTTAACAACAATGTTtaaaaaactgttgttaaaaaaACCAATATCCCAACACTTATCCCCCACACACTTTAACGCAAttcacacacttttcacacaaTAGAAATcgcgacacacacacacacccaaATCCTCTCCCGTCGCCCTCCTCTTTCCCAGCCGAATCAAAGCCGCCACCCGTCCGTTCGCCGTCGCCGAGGACCGGCGAAGG
This region of Primulina eburnea isolate SZY01 chromosome 14, ASM2296580v1, whole genome shotgun sequence genomic DNA includes:
- the LOC140812018 gene encoding F-box/FBD/LRR-repeat protein At1g13570-like isoform X1, producing MHRDMRMKGSIMSEVDLISNLPCSIIENILGCLPLRDIVRTSILSREWRYKWITCPEIVFDFWFDQMFLGGHKLETLVHQILKLHKGPLLRFALQVPDLKSSPNIDQWIHRLPKNTLQDLTLHVSRGENHKLPSDIYTFQNLRNLKLYNCAFNPPSGFKGFSKLENLDLQNVVLVPETFGKFFASCPAVERLRLVHCTSFDCLEIVGPKLKYLQFHGLFRSISFEKCPLLKDVKISFSSMDFKRENRFSIDLVKSLSSLPALEELQLQAYALEDLVEYGAPRKLPVALRTLKTLHLSDMYFEKIQEIACAICFIRSSPNLQKLKITAFTSDVVDSVSEFLRSQKSSDTLTHLKTVTMQLFSGNESEMEFIKYLLSSATELEEMAIAPHSSSVLDGGESILNELKQFPRASPKAEIINSDKE
- the LOC140812018 gene encoding F-box/FBD/LRR-repeat protein At1g13570-like isoform X2, translating into MRMKGSIMSEVDLISNLPCSIIENILGCLPLRDIVRTSILSREWRYKWITCPEIVFDFWFDQMFLGGHKLETLVHQILKLHKGPLLRFALQVPDLKSSPNIDQWIHRLPKNTLQDLTLHVSRGENHKLPSDIYTFQNLRNLKLYNCAFNPPSGFKGFSKLENLDLQNVVLVPETFGKFFASCPAVERLRLVHCTSFDCLEIVGPKLKYLQFHGLFRSISFEKCPLLKDVKISFSSMDFKRENRFSIDLVKSLSSLPALEELQLQAYALEDLVEYGAPRKLPVALRTLKTLHLSDMYFEKIQEIACAICFIRSSPNLQKLKITAFTSDVVDSVSEFLRSQKSSDTLTHLKTVTMQLFSGNESEMEFIKYLLSSATELEEMAIAPHSSSVLDGGESILNELKQFPRASPKAEIINSDKE
- the LOC140812849 gene encoding probable serine/threonine-protein kinase PBL15 produces the protein MRTTKSQPWRPLTSKCCSADDHVIFRSFSRCRPSKSEFSKNIAPLPSFRKFSFSDVSRSSSARINEDLAQSFGQDLYDFQLSELRGITHNFSSNFLLGEGGFGRVHKGYVDESLRAGLKAQAVAVKLLDIEGLQGHREWLAEVIFLGQLRHPNLVKLIGYCCEDEERLLVYEFMPRGSLENHLFKRLSISLPWGTRLKIAVGAAKGLAFLHGAENPVIYRDFKTSNILLDSDFNAKLSDFGLAKMGPEGSNTHVTTRVMGTYGYAAPEYVSTGHLTTKSDIYSFGVVLLELLTGRRAMDKKRPKSEQNLVDWARPYLINTRRLRCIMDPRLAGQYSVKGAKEMGLLAQQCVSLNPKDRPKMPAIIETLESLQNLKDMAVTYGQWPGSPKTGRNAGYPNKMRRENGFGCKSAATVAAASPRSK